Below is a genomic region from Raphanus sativus cultivar WK10039 chromosome 4, ASM80110v3, whole genome shotgun sequence.
CAGGAAGCCAAAAACTCCAGAGCTCAAAACCGAATCTTGAGGGTGGtaagtttattttctttaaaacaatcccaagaaaaaataagttatttttactCATCTTGTTTATTGTATTCCTCTTCAGATTCTCATATACTGCAGGTCATCCGTGAGGCCAACACATGATTGGCCGACAAAGCAGAAGCTCTTCACTCTTGATGTTATGTACCTTCACGACAAACCAAGTCCTGACAACTGTCCTCAAGATGTGTACGACTCTCTTGTTGATGCTGTAGAACATATTTCAGAGTATGAAGGTTACATCTTTGAGAGCGGTCAAGGGCTTGCAAGGTCTGTTTTCAAGCCCATGTCAATACTGTTATCCCATCCTCAACAAAGATGTGCTCAAGAAGATCTCGACATCCCCAAGTCTCTTGCAAAGAAGGTGCCTGTGGTTGAGGCAGCGAGTGCTGATGATAATCACAATCCTCAGGCCATGAGCCAATAAGAACACttgtttttttcactttttgtaTCTTTAGCGCTGACATTGTCCTAAGTTCCAAATGTGGAAAGTTCAAAGATCCAATCAAGGAAGAAACACAAATGTTCAAATGAATATAAATGGCTTCTTTTCTTAACATTACCGCAGGGTGCATAAATAGTAAATAcactcttctttctttatggATATTTATGTAAACCTAATTTAATCTAGTTATAAAACATTACTCTTTTCTTTCGTAAACAAAAAATTACTCATCTTTGAACCCAAATACTCTATCTTAGGTAGAGAGTAATGCAAGTATAGATTTATAATatacacaataaaaataaatggtaTTGTATgctgaataatttttttttaatatcaactaCAATACATTTTTTGAGAATTGttttcacaaaagaaaaaaaaaacattaaatccAGTTATGTATAACTAAAGTAGataatgtttcaaaaaaaagtatataatgtTTCATGTAGATGTCCGATATCATCTAATAATTGGAACTGCTCTTATCTTTTATCCCCATAAGAATATCATCAAACTCCTTATATGAAGACATATGATATTATATTATGCAAAAGGAAAACACGTCGGTTAGTGTTGCTTGATATATTGGCCAGCTTTGCCAAAATATAATTTGTTGTTTTTcatgtccttttttttttgtttgtaaactTGTTTTTCATGTCCTTGTTAATTAAATTTCATATGATTTACTTATTTTTCGATAGTTAATACATGGatatagtttaagaaaaatgtCTGGTCCAGAGAATGATGAACTTTTAAATTACAAATCGTTTCGGGTTGCAAAGTCAACATATTAATCAAGTTATATGAAAGCAACTATATTtcataaaatgataattattCTGCGGTCTCAAGTGAGTATGATAGGATGACAATATTGAAAACTTGATATTACAGAATAGCAACAGCATGT
It encodes:
- the LOC108854478 gene encoding uncharacterized protein LOC108854478 — its product is MEADRDVVIGGGASRYALKPTRINSEDILICVDVDAESMVEMKTTGTNGRPLTRMECVKQAVILFIHNKLSINPDHRFAFATLSKSAAWLKKDFTSDAASAVASLRGLSATKSSGRADLTQLFRVAAQEAKNSRAQNRILRVILIYCRSSVRPTHDWPTKQKLFTLDVMYLHDKPSPDNCPQDVYDSLVDAVEHISEYEGYIFESGQGLARSVFKPMSILLSHPQQRCAQEDLDIPKSLAKKVPVVEAASADDNHNPQAMSQ